Within Myxococcales bacterium, the genomic segment TTGAAGCGTCAGGGACTCAAGGGCGCTCCCCTATATTACGACTGCTCCACTGACGATGCGCGCTTGACGCTGGAAACGGCCTTGGATGCGCGCGAGGCTGGTGCGAGGGTGGTCACGCACTGTGAGGCCATTTCCCTGCGGCATGATCAGGACGGGCGACTGACCGCCGTGGAGGTCAAAGATGTCGAAACAGGAGAAAGCCAAAACGTGTTCGCGCGGCTGATTGTTAACGCGACAGGGCCCTGGACGGACTCTTTATTGCAGTGTGACGGTAAAAATGCATCTATGCTGCAATTGACCAAGGGTGTGCATATCGCGGTAGCTCACGAGCGCTTGCCCCTCGCTCAGGCCATAACATGCATCAACCCTATTGATCAGCGGGTGATGTTCGCCATTCCCTGGGGCAGTCTGACTTATCTTGGCACGACAGATACGCCGTTTACCGGTCAAAAGGACGACGTCGCCGCAAGTTACGAAGACGTGCAATATGTTCTCGCGGCAGCCCACGCATACTTTCCAGCGCTCGGGCTGGATGCCAGGGATGTGTCGACGACATGGGCGGGCATTCGCCCACTGATTCGGCCCTTGTCTAAGGAGGGTATGTCACCTTCTTCTATCAGCCGCGAGCATGAGATTCGCACGAGCGATGACGGCCTCATCACAGTGGCGGGCGGGAAGCTGACAACGTATCGCCAGGTGGCAAAGGAGGTGGTGGATTTGCTAATCAAGCGGCTCTACCAACAAGGCCAGGCGCCAAACAAGCTGCGGCGCTGCGACACGGCGTACAGTCCCTTGCCCGGCGCTCGGGGTTTGGGCCGAGACCCCGAGGTGCTGCTCGCGGTTCTTCAAGCCAGTCATGGCATGTTGGCGGAAGGCACCGCACGTCATCTGATGGCTACGTACGGGGTGCGCGCTCAAACGATTGCGCGTATGTGCGGCGAGCGGCCTGACCTTTTGGCTCCACTCATCGACGGCCTCCCGGAGATTCTCGCGCAAGTGTATTTTGCGGTTGAGCAGGAACTGGCGCGGTCGGTAACCGACGTGTTGGTGAGACGCACACAGATTTTTTTTCGCGCGCGTGACCATGGTCTTGCGGCGCTAGACGTCGTCTCCTGCCATATGGCCCCGCTGTTAGGCTGGTCGTCGACTGACACCGAAAAACAGCGATCCGACTATTTTGCGTATGTGAAACTTCACCAGCGCTGGAAAACGGGCGGCGAGCACGAAGGGGCGAGTCAAGACCCGGATATTGACCCAGCCACGCTGTAAGGGGTTGTGCGACAATAGGTCGCATAAGCCGCAATTCCCCGGTTTTTGAATAATTGGCCGCTGCACTTGCCGTCATTGGCTTGCATGACTAAGTTGGCCAAAACGTAACAATCTATGCCAAGATACTGAGACTAACTACAGCAAAGGCAGATATGTCAGACGACGATCGGACACAGGATAAGACGGAAGAGCTGGAATTGAGGCCGCACGATGAGCATGTGCCGATTCCAGATGACTTGCCGATTTTGCCGATTCGGAACGCGGTGTTGTTTCCGGGCGCAGTGGCCCCCTTTGATGTCGGACGAGAGAAATCGGTGGCGCTCGTCGAAGACCTTGAGGGGCGAGAGCAACCCGTGATCGGTATTTTCTCCCAGCGCGATCCGGCCACCGACGATCCTATGCAAGACGATCTCTATCCGGTTGGCGTTGTTGCGCGCGTCCTTAAGGCTCTTAAGCACTCCTCTGGCAACTACAGTCTCATTCTCCAAGGCATGGGCCGCATCCGACTTGAGCAAGTGATCTCGGGCACGCCGTATCTGACCGCGCGCGTCAGCCGCATTCAAGAGGTCAAACATGATGACGTGGAAGCAGAGGCGCTGGCGATGAGCCTGCGTGATATCGCCAAGCAGGTGATTCAACTTATGCCAGAGCTTCCGCGAGAGGCCAGCTCCCTGATCGATTCCATTCAGGAGCCGAGCCAGCTATCGGACTTGGTCGCTACCAATCTTGATGCACCGGTTGATGAAAAAACCGCGCTCCTAGAAACCATCGATCCCAAGGAGCGCATCCGTAAGGTATTGCGCCTTTTGACGCGGCAGCTTGAGATCTTAAAGATGCGAGAGCGTATCAATTCCCAAATCAAAGAAGAGATGGGGAAAAATCAACGGGAGTATGTGTTACGTCAACAACTTAAAGCCATCAAAGAAGAGCTTGGCGAAGAGGATGGCGATCAAAGCGATTTGGACTTGCTCGATGAGCGCATCACCAAATGCAATCTGCCCAAGGAGGCCGACAGTGTTGCGCGCAAACAGCTTAAGCGGCTTCGTTCGATGCAGGTGGGTTCGGCGGAATACACCGTGGTGCGGACGTATATAGATTGGATCTTGGATGTGCCGTGGCGTCATGCCACCACCGATAAGATGGACATTCCCGGCGTTAGGAAGGTGCTCGACGAAGACCACGCGGGATTGGAGAAAGTCAAAAAGCGCATCGTGGAGTATCTTGCGGTGCGCAAACTCAAAAAAGATAAAAAAGGGCCTATTTTGTGCCTTATCGGGCCCCCTGGTGTGGGCAAAACATCGTTGGGGCGATCGGTGGCACGGGCGCTGGGCCGCAAGTTCGTGAGAATGTCTTTAGGCGGCGTGCATGATGAAGCTGCCATTCGCGGGCACAGGCGCACCTATGTGGGGGCATTGCCCGGACAAGTCATCCAAAGCATGAAGAAGGCAGGGACCGTCAATCCCGTGTTCATGCTCGATGAGATCGACAAAATCGGACATGATTTTCGAGGTGATCCCGCGGCGGCCTTGCTAGAGGTTTTAGATCCCGAACAAAATGACACATTTTCCGATCACTATATCGAAATCCCTTACGACCTTTCGAAGGTCATGTTCATAGCAACTGCCAACGTGGGCGATACCATTCCGCCTGCACTACGAGACCGCATGGAGATTCTAGAAATTCCCGGCTACACGCGCAAAGAGAAGCTCGACATTGCGCGGCAGCACCTGATACCGAAGCAAATCGAGGAGCACGGTATTACCTCCAAGATACACGAGATTAAAGACCCCGCCGTGGAGTCGATCATTGACCACTACACGCGTGAAGCGGGCGTCCGAAATCTAGAGCGGCAGATAGCAACCGTCATTCGCGGCATTGCTGTTCAGGTGGCCGAGGGGGAAATGGGACCGTTTGTGACCGCCACTGAAGCCGATCTACGACCATATCTCGGACCGCCGCGTTTCACGTCTGAGGTTGCCGAGCGTGTTGAAGAGGCGGGTGTTGCGACAGGCTTGGCATGGACATCGGTGGGCGGCGAGATTTTGTTCATTGAGGCCACACGCATGCACGGTTCTGGAAAGCTGCAGTTGACCGGGCAACTCGGCGAGGTGATGAAAGAATCTGCGCATGCCGCGCTCAGCTTCGTTCGGGCGCGTGCCAAGCAGCTTAACATTCCGGAAGATTTTTTGAACAAGAGCGACATTCATATTCATATTCCAGCGGGTGCGATGCCCAAAGATGGCCCGAGTGCGGGCGTGACGCTCATGACGGCAATCGTGTCACTGCTTACAGGAATTCGCGTGCGGCATGATGTGGCAATGACCGGCGAAATCACGCTGCGCGGGCGTGTGCTTCCTGTCGGAGGCATCAAGGAGAAAGTTTTGGCGGCGCATCGAGCAGGCATCAAGCGAGTGATCATGCCAGAACGCTGTTCAGCGGATATTGAGGAAGTACCGCAAGAAATACGGGACACGCTCGAGTTTGTGTACGTCACCAAGGTGGATGAGGTCTTGGCACATGCGCTCGAGAAGCCAGAAAAGCTGCAGCTCGGCACGTCGGAGAAGAAGCCCAAAAAAGGGCCTAAGGCCAAGCCCGTCAGTGCTTCTGCGGGCTGAGCCCTTGGTCAGTTGCGCACATTTGGTATGCTGTTGCGGATGAAGGCGTCGCGTATTGCGGTGTTGGGAGCAGGTTCTTGGGGGACGTCGCTGGCAGGCCTACTTGCAAACAAGGGCCATGAGGTAACCTTGTGGGCAAGGCAGCCGGCCCACGCCGCTTCGTTGATGAAGGAGAGGCGCAATACATTTTATCTCCCGGATTACGAGTTACCACCGAGTCTCAAGGTAACCTCGGATCTCAAACAAGCGCTTTCCGATACCGAGCTGCTGATTTCTGCGGTGCCGACCCATGGGCTGCGCACCGTGTACGCCACCGCACGGGAACATATCCCGGCGAATGTATCCGTGGTAGTAGCGTCGAAGGGGATAGAGACCGAGACGTTGCTGATGGGGTCCGAGGTGATTGCGGAGTATCTTCCTGAAGCGCAGCGCCGTTTGCTTTGTGTGTTGTCTGGACCGAGTTTCGCCCAAGAGGTGGCATCGGAGATCCCCACGGCCGTGGTTGTCGCTGCCCATGCTGAAGATGTAAGCCAACGCGTACAACGCATATTGGCGACGAATTGGTTCCGAGTTTATACGACCGATGACATGATTGGTGTCGAGATCGGCGGCGCATTAAAGAATGTGATTGCCATCGCGGTTGGCGTGGCGGATGGACTCGGCATGGGTCATAACACCCGAGCGGGCTTGATCACGCGCGGTCTGACGGAAATATCTCGGCTGGCGGTGGCTCTCGGCGCCCATCCGTTGACCTTTGCGGGCCTAAGCGGCATGGGGGATCTTGTACTGACGTGCACTGTGGACCTGTCCCGAAATCGAAGTTTGGGGCTCGAGCTCGGTCGCGGACGGCATCTCGACGACATCTTGGCCAGCATGAGTATGGTGGCTGAGGGGGTATGCACCGCCAAGAGCGCGTATCACTTGGGCATCCGTGAGCACGTGGATATGCCGATCACCAGCGAGGTTTATAGAGTTCTTTACGAGGGCAAAGCGCCCCGTGAAGCGGCTTCCACGCTGATGGCGCGCATCCTGCGCGCCGAGCGGGACGATTGATGCAATCTCGCCGTATTTATGGCGCACTCCTTGGCGCCATTATCATCGCTGCCGGGGTGCTGGGCTATTACACCTATCAAACGGCATCACAATACGAGTCGCTCGGTGCGCGCTCGATCGCGCAGTCGTTGGTTCTATTGGTGGAACAAACGATTGGCCGCTTAGAGCAGCAGATCATCAACGCGGATAATGCCGTGTTCGATGCTGTTGATCTTGATGAGCCCAAGAAAATGAAGTTTGATCTCATCGAGACCGTAGCGCAAGACTTTCCCAGCGTGCGTTCGTTGTTGGTTCTAAATGATAAAGGTGACTTACTCGCTTATCAAAGCCGCGCGGGTCGGCAAGACTCAAGAAAATTCTTGCGTCTGTTTCACGGGACACTGTCCAAACAGTTGGACATCAAGGACGCACATAATGGCCGGCTGAAACATTTGCACACGACCGTGGACGGGGGAAACATTTTGCTTTCGTACGTGTGGAGGACCCAGCATGACATACGCTACCTGCTGGTGGTGCAACACGATGTGGGATACATCGTCCGAGAATCGCTGCCCATGTTGCTTAAGACGAATGAGCGCGGACACTTATACAATGTCGTCGATGAAAACAATCGTCGTGTGTATGGTGTATCTCTCACAGATGCTGGTGTGTATGTCGTGGGCAAACGGTTCCCCACAACCCTTTACGGCTGGAGGCTACAGGCCGCCCCCAAACATGCACCCCAACTTGAAGCAAAGGGTCGGAGCCGTCGGTTTAACGAAGCGGCACTTATCTTCCTGGCGTTCTCCGTCATTTTTGCAGGCATTGTGTTGTTGCTCTATGTCGTCGCCCAGGAGCGCACACTCAATACGCGGAAAACAGAGTTTTTGGCAAATGTTTCGCACGAACTGAAGACGCCCTTGTCGGTCGTACGGATGTTTGCGGAGCTGTTGCTCTCGGGAAGGGTTGCGAATCCGGAAAAAGAGCAGGAATATTTGGAGGTGATAGGAAAAGAGAGCGAGCGGTTGAGCACGCTCATTGAAAACGTGTTGGATTTTTCCGCCGCTGAGAGCAAGAAGCGAAAATACGACCTCATCGAAGGTTCTATAGGCGAAACCGTCAGCCGCGCCGTAGAAGCATTTCGCCACCGTGTGGAGCGGGAAGGAAAAATCATCAAGGTGGACATAGACCCCGGGATATCGTCCGTGGCGTTTGATGAACAGGCTGTGGTGCTAGCTGTCATTAATCTGCTAGACAACGCAGCCAAGTATGGGGGCGCCGAAGTGACGGTGGGCGTCAAACAAAAAGGCAAGCACGTAAATATTTTCGTGCAAGATAAGGGTGAGGGAATTCCCACCGGCGACCTCGGGAAGATATTTGAGCGCTTCTACCGCAGCAGAAGCCATCCCCACATTCGGGGCT encodes:
- the glpD gene encoding glycerol-3-phosphate dehydrogenase, whose protein sequence is MAPHRQHWAHLSEDFDVLIIGAGIMGSGIARDAARRGLRVALIDQHDIGYGTSSRSSKLVHGGLRYLEQWRFALVFESVKERRILQRIAPHLVRPLAFLFPIYKGARIKLWMLRVGMWLYDIFSLFRAAAMHRMLSPAEALIREPSLKRQGLKGAPLYYDCSTDDARLTLETALDAREAGARVVTHCEAISLRHDQDGRLTAVEVKDVETGESQNVFARLIVNATGPWTDSLLQCDGKNASMLQLTKGVHIAVAHERLPLAQAITCINPIDQRVMFAIPWGSLTYLGTTDTPFTGQKDDVAASYEDVQYVLAAAHAYFPALGLDARDVSTTWAGIRPLIRPLSKEGMSPSSISREHEIRTSDDGLITVAGGKLTTYRQVAKEVVDLLIKRLYQQGQAPNKLRRCDTAYSPLPGARGLGRDPEVLLAVLQASHGMLAEGTARHLMATYGVRAQTIARMCGERPDLLAPLIDGLPEILAQVYFAVEQELARSVTDVLVRRTQIFFRARDHGLAALDVVSCHMAPLLGWSSTDTEKQRSDYFAYVKLHQRWKTGGEHEGASQDPDIDPATL
- the lon gene encoding endopeptidase La, with the protein product MSDDDRTQDKTEELELRPHDEHVPIPDDLPILPIRNAVLFPGAVAPFDVGREKSVALVEDLEGREQPVIGIFSQRDPATDDPMQDDLYPVGVVARVLKALKHSSGNYSLILQGMGRIRLEQVISGTPYLTARVSRIQEVKHDDVEAEALAMSLRDIAKQVIQLMPELPREASSLIDSIQEPSQLSDLVATNLDAPVDEKTALLETIDPKERIRKVLRLLTRQLEILKMRERINSQIKEEMGKNQREYVLRQQLKAIKEELGEEDGDQSDLDLLDERITKCNLPKEADSVARKQLKRLRSMQVGSAEYTVVRTYIDWILDVPWRHATTDKMDIPGVRKVLDEDHAGLEKVKKRIVEYLAVRKLKKDKKGPILCLIGPPGVGKTSLGRSVARALGRKFVRMSLGGVHDEAAIRGHRRTYVGALPGQVIQSMKKAGTVNPVFMLDEIDKIGHDFRGDPAAALLEVLDPEQNDTFSDHYIEIPYDLSKVMFIATANVGDTIPPALRDRMEILEIPGYTRKEKLDIARQHLIPKQIEEHGITSKIHEIKDPAVESIIDHYTREAGVRNLERQIATVIRGIAVQVAEGEMGPFVTATEADLRPYLGPPRFTSEVAERVEEAGVATGLAWTSVGGEILFIEATRMHGSGKLQLTGQLGEVMKESAHAALSFVRARAKQLNIPEDFLNKSDIHIHIPAGAMPKDGPSAGVTLMTAIVSLLTGIRVRHDVAMTGEITLRGRVLPVGGIKEKVLAAHRAGIKRVIMPERCSADIEEVPQEIRDTLEFVYVTKVDEVLAHALEKPEKLQLGTSEKKPKKGPKAKPVSASAG
- a CDS encoding NAD(P)-dependent glycerol-3-phosphate dehydrogenase; this translates as MKASRIAVLGAGSWGTSLAGLLANKGHEVTLWARQPAHAASLMKERRNTFYLPDYELPPSLKVTSDLKQALSDTELLISAVPTHGLRTVYATAREHIPANVSVVVASKGIETETLLMGSEVIAEYLPEAQRRLLCVLSGPSFAQEVASEIPTAVVVAAHAEDVSQRVQRILATNWFRVYTTDDMIGVEIGGALKNVIAIAVGVADGLGMGHNTRAGLITRGLTEISRLAVALGAHPLTFAGLSGMGDLVLTCTVDLSRNRSLGLELGRGRHLDDILASMSMVAEGVCTAKSAYHLGIREHVDMPITSEVYRVLYEGKAPREAASTLMARILRAERDD
- a CDS encoding HAMP domain-containing histidine kinase, yielding MQSRRIYGALLGAIIIAAGVLGYYTYQTASQYESLGARSIAQSLVLLVEQTIGRLEQQIINADNAVFDAVDLDEPKKMKFDLIETVAQDFPSVRSLLVLNDKGDLLAYQSRAGRQDSRKFLRLFHGTLSKQLDIKDAHNGRLKHLHTTVDGGNILLSYVWRTQHDIRYLLVVQHDVGYIVRESLPMLLKTNERGHLYNVVDENNRRVYGVSLTDAGVYVVGKRFPTTLYGWRLQAAPKHAPQLEAKGRSRRFNEAALIFLAFSVIFAGIVLLLYVVAQERTLNTRKTEFLANVSHELKTPLSVVRMFAELLLSGRVANPEKEQEYLEVIGKESERLSTLIENVLDFSAAESKKRKYDLIEGSIGETVSRAVEAFRHRVEREGKIIKVDIDPGISSVAFDEQAVVLAVINLLDNAAKYGGAEVTVGVKQKGKHVNIFVQDKGEGIPTGDLGKIFERFYRSRSHPHIRGSGIGLSLVRYIAEGHGGRVWAKNRAEGGAEVGFSLPAKGRVSGVMGMPVKGMSEA